The Xanthomonas indica genome has a segment encoding these proteins:
- a CDS encoding gamma-glutamyl-gamma-aminobutyrate hydrolase family protein: protein MAVSPLVGVPTDRKLIGHHPFLAAGEKYLRAAVDGAGVTPVLLPSLQPPVDARAWLTRLDGLLLTGAVSNIEPHHYSDEPSWLGNLHDPARDANTLDLIPQAISLGLPILAICRGFQEVNVALGGTLHQKVHAQPGLSDHREDPQAPLEAQYAPAHEVTLSEGGWLEEIAGRGRVRVNSLHGQGVARLGGDLIVEALAPDGLIEAFRGIGPGFLLGVQWHPEWRVLDDPFYLGIFQSFGDACRHYAATRRH, encoded by the coding sequence ATGGCCGTATCGCCCCTGGTCGGCGTGCCGACCGACCGCAAGCTCATCGGCCATCATCCGTTCCTGGCTGCGGGCGAAAAGTATCTGCGCGCCGCTGTCGATGGTGCGGGGGTGACCCCGGTGCTGCTGCCGTCGCTGCAGCCGCCGGTCGATGCCCGCGCCTGGCTGACGCGGCTCGACGGCCTGCTGTTGACCGGTGCGGTCAGCAACATCGAGCCGCACCATTACAGTGACGAGCCGAGCTGGCTCGGCAACCTGCACGACCCGGCGCGCGACGCCAACACGCTGGACCTGATTCCGCAGGCGATCTCGCTGGGCCTGCCGATCCTGGCGATCTGCCGCGGCTTCCAGGAAGTCAACGTTGCCCTCGGCGGCACCCTGCATCAGAAGGTGCATGCGCAGCCGGGGCTGTCCGATCACCGCGAGGATCCGCAGGCGCCGCTGGAAGCGCAGTACGCGCCGGCGCACGAAGTGACGCTGAGTGAAGGCGGCTGGCTGGAGGAGATCGCCGGCCGCGGGCGGGTGCGGGTCAACTCGCTGCACGGCCAGGGCGTGGCCCGGCTCGGCGGCGACCTGATCGTCGAGGCGCTGGCGCCGGATGGATTGATCGAGGCCTTCCGCGGCATCGGCCCCGGTTTCCTGCTGGGCGTGCAATGGCATCCGGAGTGGCGGGTGCTGGACGACCCGTTCTATCTCGGCATCTTCCAATCCTTCGGCGACGCCTGTCGCCACTATGCGGCCACCCGCAGGCACTGA
- a CDS encoding glutamine synthetase family protein, which produces MHDAPLLPPDDAQTLQRIAGCEQIDLLLPDCNGLLRGKRIARDALDKVYRDGVCLPMSLIATDITGNTVEETGLGYDIGDEDRLCFPVPGSLRPVPWAPVPSAQLLLTMQDGAGGALDFAPRQVLAQVLARLQARGLTPVIAVELEFYLFDPHADAQGRPQPPLHAHSGLRNDSTQVYYMQELDDQRGFTDTVAQACRAQGIPADTAVAEYAPGQFEINLKHRADALAACDDAVLLKRAIKAIAQQQGLLASFMAKPFAAQSGSGLHLHVSLLDGAGDNVFACTPQAPAAPLRHAIGGLQRSAEDCLLLFAPHANSYRRFVANAFVPLNDSWGFNNRTVAMRVPHSDPANTRIEHRIAGADANPYLVAAAVLAGIEHGLAQNIDPGPPTQGNAYAQYAAREPDWRGAIARFLDSDFAATAFGTRFRHIYGQQKRRELLDFQAQVSDVDYRWYLRTV; this is translated from the coding sequence ATGCACGATGCCCCGCTGCTGCCCCCGGACGACGCCCAGACCCTGCAGCGCATCGCCGGCTGCGAGCAGATCGACCTGCTGCTGCCGGACTGCAACGGCCTGCTGCGCGGCAAGCGCATCGCCCGCGACGCGCTGGACAAGGTGTACCGCGACGGGGTGTGCCTGCCGATGTCGCTGATCGCCACCGACATCACCGGCAACACCGTCGAGGAAACCGGGCTGGGCTACGACATCGGCGACGAGGACCGGCTGTGCTTCCCGGTGCCGGGCAGCCTGCGGCCGGTGCCGTGGGCGCCGGTGCCGTCGGCGCAACTGCTGCTCACGATGCAGGACGGTGCCGGCGGTGCGCTCGACTTCGCCCCGCGCCAGGTCTTGGCGCAGGTACTGGCGCGCCTGCAGGCACGCGGGCTGACGCCGGTGATCGCGGTGGAACTGGAGTTCTACCTGTTCGACCCGCACGCCGATGCGCAAGGCCGCCCGCAGCCGCCGCTGCATGCCCACAGCGGGCTGCGCAACGACAGCACCCAGGTCTATTACATGCAGGAACTGGACGACCAGCGCGGCTTCACCGATACGGTCGCCCAGGCCTGCCGCGCGCAGGGCATTCCGGCCGACACCGCGGTCGCCGAGTACGCGCCCGGCCAGTTCGAGATCAACCTCAAGCACCGCGCCGATGCGCTGGCCGCCTGCGACGATGCGGTGCTGCTCAAGCGCGCGATCAAGGCGATCGCGCAGCAGCAAGGCCTGCTCGCCAGCTTCATGGCCAAGCCCTTCGCGGCGCAGTCCGGCAGCGGCCTGCACCTGCACGTGAGCCTGCTCGACGGCGCCGGCGACAACGTGTTCGCCTGCACCCCGCAGGCACCGGCGGCGCCCTTGCGCCACGCCATCGGCGGGCTGCAGCGCAGCGCCGAGGACTGCCTGCTGCTGTTCGCACCGCACGCCAACAGCTACCGGCGCTTCGTCGCCAATGCCTTCGTCCCGCTCAACGACAGCTGGGGTTTCAACAACCGTACCGTGGCGATGCGGGTACCGCACAGCGACCCGGCCAACACCCGCATCGAACACCGCATCGCCGGCGCTGACGCCAATCCCTACCTGGTCGCCGCGGCGGTGCTGGCCGGCATCGAACACGGCCTGGCGCAAAACATCGATCCGGGCCCGCCAACCCAGGGCAACGCCTATGCGCAATACGCCGCACGCGAACCGGACTGGCGCGGCGCGATCGCCCGTTTCCTGGACAGCGACTTCGCCGCCACCGCCTTCGGCACGCGCTTCCGCCATATCTACGGCCAGCAGAAGCGCCGCGAGCTGCTGGATTTCCAGGCGCAGGTCAGCGATGTGGACTATCGCTGGTATTTGCGCACAGTTTGA
- a CDS encoding FAD-binding oxidoreductase has translation MTGASPIAHSQVPIPGASWYLDSAAPFPAQEPLRGRVRADVCILGAGYTGLSAALALAEAGYRVVVLEAQRVGWGASGRNGGQAIVGYGCEQHTLETLLGQDDARLLFDFSRDGMQLLRSRIARHGIACDWRDGHAHVAIKPRQERALRAGIIEMAQRYDYPLQWWDRTQLQSQLRSPRYLGAMYDAASGHLHPLEYARGLARAALAAGVRIYEQTPVTQLLRGARPILRSAHGEVEGEFAILAGNAWLRGIAPELESRIMPVGTYIGASAPLGEALARELIGNDMAVADVNWALDYFRLSRDHRLLFGGRASYSSLPPPGLRGMMTRRMRRVFPQLRQVQMESVWGGYVDITRNRAPHWGRLTPNVYFAQGFSGHGVAATGLAGAVIAAAIGGQAQRLDVFARVPHAPFPGGRLLRTPLLVAAMSWYKLRDALW, from the coding sequence ATGACCGGCGCTTCTCCCATTGCCCATTCCCAAGTCCCCATTCCCGGCGCTTCCTGGTACCTCGACAGCGCCGCGCCGTTCCCCGCGCAGGAACCGCTGCGCGGACGCGTGCGCGCCGACGTGTGCATCCTTGGCGCCGGCTATACCGGGTTGAGTGCGGCGCTGGCGCTGGCCGAGGCCGGGTATCGGGTGGTGGTGCTGGAGGCGCAGCGGGTCGGCTGGGGCGCGTCCGGGCGCAACGGTGGGCAGGCCATCGTCGGCTACGGCTGCGAGCAGCACACCCTGGAAACCTTGCTTGGCCAGGACGATGCGCGGCTGTTGTTCGACTTCTCCCGCGACGGCATGCAGTTGCTGCGTAGCCGCATCGCCCGCCACGGCATCGCCTGCGACTGGCGCGACGGCCATGCGCACGTGGCGATCAAGCCGCGCCAGGAACGTGCGCTGCGCGCCGGCATCATCGAGATGGCGCAGCGCTACGACTATCCGCTGCAATGGTGGGACCGCACGCAGTTGCAGTCGCAGCTGCGCAGTCCGCGCTACCTGGGGGCGATGTACGACGCGGCCAGCGGCCACCTGCATCCGCTGGAGTACGCGCGCGGCCTGGCGCGGGCGGCGCTGGCCGCCGGCGTGCGCATCTACGAACAGACCCCGGTCACGCAGCTGCTGCGCGGCGCGCGGCCGATCCTGCGCAGCGCGCACGGCGAGGTCGAAGGCGAGTTCGCCATCCTCGCCGGCAACGCCTGGCTGCGCGGCATCGCCCCGGAACTGGAATCGCGGATCATGCCGGTCGGCACCTACATCGGCGCCAGCGCGCCGCTGGGCGAGGCGCTGGCGCGCGAGCTGATCGGCAACGACATGGCGGTGGCCGACGTCAACTGGGCGCTGGACTACTTCCGCCTCAGCCGCGACCACCGGCTGCTGTTCGGCGGCCGTGCCAGCTATTCGTCGCTGCCGCCGCCCGGCCTGCGCGGCATGATGACCCGGCGCATGCGTCGGGTGTTCCCGCAATTGCGCCAGGTGCAGATGGAGTCGGTGTGGGGCGGCTACGTCGACATCACCCGCAACCGCGCCCCGCACTGGGGCAGGCTGACCCCGAACGTGTACTTCGCGCAGGGCTTCTCCGGCCACGGCGTGGCCGCCACCGGCCTGGCCGGCGCGGTCATCGCCGCGGCGATCGGCGGACAGGCGCAGCGGCTGGACGTGTTCGCGCGGGTTCCGCACGCGCCCTTCCCCGGCGGCCGCCTGCTGCGCACGCCGCTGCTGGTGGCGGCGATGTCCTGGTACAAGCTGCGCGACGCGCTGTGGTAG